The DNA region GTCTGTATTTGTAAGGGGAAATTGTTATTGTAAGATAGCAAAACAATCCCCTGATTACAGGGTGCAGAGACTTAGATCATTAATAAGTATACTTTATATGCTGGTATACTAAGGAAGGTCGCGATTATATGTGTTAGCGGTGGCGGCATTAATAGTCAGCTGGAGAGGTAGACTCCAGTGAGCATGGGTCTAGGGTGGGCATGGGTATGTGGGCCAGGGTGGGCATGGGTATGTGGGCCAGGGTGGACATGGGTATGTGGGCCAGGGTGGGCATGGGTATGTGGGCCAGGGTGGGCCTGGGTATGTGGGCCAGGGTGGGCATGGGTATGTGGGCCAGGGTGGACATGGGTATGTGGGCCAGGGTGGACATGGGTATGTGGGCCAGGGTGGACATGGGTATGTGGGCCAGGGTGGACATGGGTATGTGGGCCAGGGTGGACATGGGTATGTGGGCCAGGGTGGACATGGGTATGTG from Procambarus clarkii isolate CNS0578487 chromosome 31, FALCON_Pclarkii_2.0, whole genome shotgun sequence includes:
- the LOC138370271 gene encoding uncharacterized protein SPEM3-like encodes the protein MPTLAHIPMPTLAHIPMPTLAHIPMSTLAHIPMSTLAHIPMSTLAHIPMSTLAHIPMSTLAHIPMSTLAHIPMSTLAHIPMPTLAHIPRPTLAHIPMPTLAHIPMSTLAHIPMPTLAHIPMPTLDPCSLESTSPADY